The genomic interval GCCGGCTTTACCTAAACGAAGGTGATTGGAACGGTCAACGCATCATATCTGCGGATTGGGTGGCTCAATCGACCAAGGTCGATACCTCCATGGGCAGTAGAGATTACTATCAATACCAGTGGTGGATGCCCACTCCAGGGGTAGACTTCATGGCCGAAGGGATTCTCGGTCAATTCGTCTACGTACATCCCGAAAAGAATCTAATCATTGTTCGCTTAGGTCGTAAATACGGAGACACGTATTGGGACGCCGTATTCACGGGGATTGCCGACGTGTACTAGAATTTCAATCCGCACCAAGCCTCGAACAGCGCTTTTTGCTCATCGCTGGCTTCTTCATTTTTTCGAAGCTTCTGCTTGGGGAAGAATCGTCGCTCATCAGCCTTCATCTTCAAGATTTTAGTACGCATAGGTGTTTGGACCGTCAGATCAATGATTTGATCAAGGTGCTTGTCCAACACATCAGACAGCGAATCTTGAAGTTCTTCACCATTCACATGCGTTAGGAATGACTCTGGTTCCAGTCCAGCTTCATGCGCTATGGACCCTGGCCAAATCTCGGTGGGCATAATTCCGTTTGAACGTTTGAAGGCCCTAATCCCGAAGCGGTTCATCGCCGTAGTCTCATGCTCTTCTTCGATCCGTTGAAGCCCCACTTCCATGAGCAACGGATCAAGCGAGTCCCAATAATACCCAAAGCCATGGACGTGCCGAGCAAAAATCGTATCGACCAGTGCACCTCCCTCCTGTCGACAGAGGTTTCGATATATTTCGGTGGTGTACCCCTTCCCTTTCTTTGCGTAATCGTGGTACAAGGTTTTCATCACCTGCTCCAGCCCCCTTTCTCCGTTGGTGTTTTTTCGAATTATCAAGTCCAGCATGAGGGAAATCAAAGCGCCTTCCGAATAGATGGACACTTTGCGATTTGGCGCTCCGAGAGCATATCCATCAAGCCATAAGTCGAAACTGCTTTCAGCAACGCTCGAATAGAGATTTCCAGAGGTATCGCTGTGGCGCTGAAGGTTTTGTTCTTGTGTTTTTACGAATTGCTCCCAACTGAAAACACCGCTCTTGATCAGCCATAGATCACCCTTGTAGGTAGTCACCCCTTCAGCCACGTACCCCGTGTCAAAATACTGCTCCCGACTCAAATCATAGGGAAGCATTTCCGCGGGCCGGATACTCTTGATGTTCCAGGTATGATAGAGTTCATGGGACGAAACGCCCAAAAAGTTCTCCCACAGCTCCTCGCCTTCCATATTCTTTTCAGGCCCCAATACAATCACCGTGGAATTCAGATGCTCTACACCGTGGTATTTCTTGGTTGGCGCGATTTGAAAGAGAAAGTGATACTCCGGCACGGTCATGGCCCCGAAGGCCTCAACCTGAGCCTTGGTGAAGGATCTGAAGGCCGATAATATTTTATCCCAGGGAATCTCCTTCCAGCCCATGAACCAGAGGTGGAAGCGATGACCATTTACTTCGTAATCCTGATGTTGCAGGGCATTCGATGCGATAAATGGACTATCGGCCAGCGTATCGAAATTGGGCGTCTTAAAACTATTAGACCCCGTATGTTCCCAAGCCCCAGCCAATTGATAGTCTTCGGGAACTTCAAGTTGCACGTGATGTTCCCTGCTCTCCCCACCTTCAAGGCTCAGGCAACAGGTGCACGGATTGACGTACCATTGGTCCTCGTCAACATAAGTGCCCCCGGCGTCAAACTGGTTGGCGTAGTACTGGTAGTGAATGGTGATTTCTTTTTCCGCCTGCGGCGCGATACGCCATCGATCCTTGCTGACCTTTCGAATCTCTAGGGGTGAACCATCGGCCCGTAGGGCCCGTACACTACGCACATTCTTGGCAAAATTTTGAAGCTCATACCGGCCTGGGCGCCAAGCGGGAAGCTGCAAAAACACCTCTCCCTCCGGCGGATTATCGATGTGGAGTTCGATGTGCAAATAATGATCGGTGAGGTTGGGACAACGGAAGGTGTACTGCATGGCTCTAAATTGCTAAATTCGCAGCAGCATTGAAAACAATTAAAGCATACATCCATGGATTTTGATTTGATCGTATTGGGTAGCGGACCAGGCGGCTATGTGGCAGCCATTCGCGCCTCGCAGTTGGGCCTAAAAACGGCCATTATTGAGAAGGAGAATTTGGGCGGAGTTTGTCTGAATTGGGGATGTATTCCAACCAAAGCGCTCATCAAGAGTGCGAATGTTTTCGAATACCTCAACCACGCCGAGGACTACGGTCTGAAGGCGACAGGGGTGGATAAAGATTTCAGCGCCGTGATTGGCCGCAGCCGAGAAGTGGCGAACGGAATGAGCAATGGCGTTCAGTTCTTGATGAAGAAGAACAAGATTGAGGTCATCAATGGAATGGGAACCGTAAAGCCGGGTAAGAAGGTAGCGGTTACGGCAGAAGACGGATCAGTCCGTGAGGTTTCAGCCAACAACATTATTATTGCCACCGGAGCCCGTTCGCGTGAATTGCCTTCTCTTCCGCAAGACGGTAAAAAGATCATCGGATACCGCGAGGCGATGACCCTCGAAAAGCAGCCTTCTAAATTGGTGGTTGTCGGATCTGGAGCCATTGGCGTGGAGTTCGCCTACGTATACGCCGCAATGGGCACCGAGGTAACCATCGTGGAGTACATGCCGAACATCGTTCCCGTCGAAGACGAAGAAGTATCGAAGCAATTGGCCCGCTCCTTCAAGAAAATGGGCATGAAGATCATGACTGGCTCCGAGGTGACATCAGTCGACACTTCAGGCAAAGGCTGTAAGGTCAATGTCAAAACCAAGAAGGGCGAGGAAGTTCTGGAGGCAGATGTAGTCTTGAGCGCTGTCGGAGTTGCCGCCAACATCGAGAATATTGGACTTGAGGAAGTGGGTATTGCAACCGATCGCGGTAAGATCATGGTCAACGACT from Cryomorphaceae bacterium carries:
- a CDS encoding M61 family metallopeptidase, with product MQYTFRCPNLTDHYLHIELHIDNPPEGEVFLQLPAWRPGRYELQNFAKNVRSVRALRADGSPLEIRKVSKDRWRIAPQAEKEITIHYQYYANQFDAGGTYVDEDQWYVNPCTCCLSLEGGESREHHVQLEVPEDYQLAGAWEHTGSNSFKTPNFDTLADSPFIASNALQHQDYEVNGHRFHLWFMGWKEIPWDKILSAFRSFTKAQVEAFGAMTVPEYHFLFQIAPTKKYHGVEHLNSTVIVLGPEKNMEGEELWENFLGVSSHELYHTWNIKSIRPAEMLPYDLSREQYFDTGYVAEGVTTYKGDLWLIKSGVFSWEQFVKTQEQNLQRHSDTSGNLYSSVAESSFDLWLDGYALGAPNRKVSIYSEGALISLMLDLIIRKNTNGERGLEQVMKTLYHDYAKKGKGYTTEIYRNLCRQEGGALVDTIFARHVHGFGYYWDSLDPLLMEVGLQRIEEEHETTAMNRFGIRAFKRSNGIMPTEIWPGSIAHEAGLEPESFLTHVNGEELQDSLSDVLDKHLDQIIDLTVQTPMRTKILKMKADERRFFPKQKLRKNEEASDEQKALFEAWCGLKF
- the lpdA gene encoding dihydrolipoyl dehydrogenase — its product is MDFDLIVLGSGPGGYVAAIRASQLGLKTAIIEKENLGGVCLNWGCIPTKALIKSANVFEYLNHAEDYGLKATGVDKDFSAVIGRSREVANGMSNGVQFLMKKNKIEVINGMGTVKPGKKVAVTAEDGSVREVSANNIIIATGARSRELPSLPQDGKKIIGYREAMTLEKQPSKLVVVGSGAIGVEFAYVYAAMGTEVTIVEYMPNIVPVEDEEVSKQLARSFKKMGMKIMTGSEVTSVDTSGKGCKVNVKTKKGEEVLEADVVLSAVGVAANIENIGLEEVGIATDRGKIMVNDYYETNMPGYYAIGDCVPGQALAHVASAEGIICVEKIAGENPQPLDYGNIPGCTYCAPEIASVGLTEKAAKDAGYEIKVGKFPFSASGKAKAAGHSDGFVKVIFDAKYGEWLGCHMIGANVTEMIAEAVAARKLETTGHEIVKTVHPHPTMSEAVMEAAAAAYGEVIHL